ttatgaccaacctagacagcctattaaaaagcagagatgttaactttgccaacaaaggtccgtctagtcaaggctatgatttttccagtggtcatgtatggatgtgagatttggaatgtgaagaaacctgagcgccgaagaattgatgcttttgaactgtggtgttggagaagactcgtgagaatcccttggactgcaaggagatccaacctagtccattctgaaggagatcagccctgggatttctttggagggaatgatgctgaagctgaaattccagtactttggccacctgattgcgAAGAACAGagtcatttgcaaagaccctactgctgggaaagattgaaggcaggaggagaaggggacgacagaggatgaagtggttggatggcatcaccaacttgatggacatgagtttgaataggctctgggagttggtgatgggcaaggaagcctggcatgctgcagtccatggggtcccaaagagtcggacacaactgagcaactgaactgaactgattggttaGAAGTCAAAAAATGAACATTCTAATTGTTATATGTTGCATGTCTATGTTATTATGTGAAATGTGTAGAAATAACCCactaaaatgtatgtatatttcaaTACAGAAAGTGGTGGAAGAAAGCTGAACGAAAATAAGGCTTTGACCTCAAAAAAAGCAAGGTAGGTAAAAGAGCATCTGTACAGCAGTGATAAATTTCCACTCTTTTTACTATTAAGTCTATTGGAATGAATTTGTTTTGCCTCATTCTGTTGTAATAAAGCATAGACTTAGGTACTTCCCAGGGTGTATAACCAAGCTATCTGTTACATCCTATTGGTTTCACCCTGTTCTTTTCACTGTATCAATATATGAagatattatgtattatttttataatttgaccAGAAAATAGTACTTATTTTTAGTAGTTCTTAGTTTTTTTATGAATCACAGGCAGCAGACAAATGTGGACAGATCATGAGCTCTAAAGTCAGACATAAATTTGAATCTAGACTTTGTACTGTCTAGTTCTAGAACCTTAAGCAAGTCAAAACAGTTCCTTAACTTTCCTGAACATTGCTTTTTTACCGAGGAATGGGGATAAAAATGTGTCCCACCATAAAAACAGTTTTTGACACTATGCTCTACTATATTCAGTTTTAAAAGCCCCATAAATTCTTCCAGCTGCCATccattttcttgcttccttttataGCAGAACTTTTCAAAAGCCGTATCTAGAGTACTTTCTCAGTGTACTGAGTTCTATTCACTCCTTCAGCCACTGTAGTCAGGCCTCTCTCTACCACACTCCTAAACCTACTCTTGTCAAGATCACACATGAACTTTGAAACTGTTGGCTACTTCTCAGTTCTTACCTTTCTTAACCTTCAACagcgtgctctctctctcttttttttttgcaactattTATTCTCTTGGCTTTGAGATACCACATTCTCCTTTCCTCTTAACTCACTAACTGTTCCTTCTCAATCCAGTACTTGTAGACTCAATCCTagacattttttccccatttataaaTTTGCTATCTCTCCTCAAGTGACTTTAGTCCAGCACCTTTAAATTCAAACTGTATGTTAATGACTTCCATGTGTATATCTCATTATGACTTTTCTGAACTCCAGACATATATCCAGTTGCCTCCTTGACTTTTCTAATTTGATGTTTGACAGGTATCCTCTTTTTCCTTCAGTCTAATCATAGTCTTCTCGTCATGGCTCTGGGGTTCAATCTACTTGTACAAACCAAAATTCCTCACtgatttcttcatttcatttacttCCCATATCCATTACCGAGTTCTATGGCTCTACTACCAAAAAGCAACCCGAATCCACCTTCTTCTGCTCATCTCACTGCTAATACCCTCTTCTAAaccatcattattatttcttattgaaTACTGTAATAACTTCTGTCTCCCTGTTTCCTCTATGATTCCCTATACTTCATTCTCATAATAATCAGCATGGTTCCTTAAAGGATATGTAACTCCTTTGCTTGGGTTTCTTTTTACATTGAATAAAATCTAGGCCCTGTGCCATGTTCTCACAGATCCTTTATGGTCTGGCCCCTCCTACCTCTGTGACTTTCCATTGAGCCAACTCTTGAATCAGATTTGCCAAGCCCACTCTCATTGGAAGAGGTTTTGCTTACTGTGCCTTCTTCCTAGAACTCATCCCTAAGAGCTCACATAGCTGGCTCCTTCTGGTTACTTGAGTCGCAGCTGAAATGTCATTTCTTCAGAGATAGTCCCTAACCAGCATCTAAACgaatgtcttccttccttccttcccctcctgtccACCACAGTATCCTCTTTGAATTTTCTCTACAACAGGTATTACTGTCTTAAAAGTGTGGTTGTCTCCTTACTTACTGTCTATCTCCTCTCACAAATGTCAACTGGATGAGGACAGAAGCTTTGTCAAGTTCATCTTTGGCTTTTAATTATAAAGCTTCTAATACATAAAGTGCCTTACACATAAAAGGTGTTTATTAAATAATGAGTATAAAATAGCATAATAGACTTAAACTTCAGTGCATTGTCTCATTGTGTATTGTTGAATGACCTATTGATGTCTTCTAAGATCATTCAGTTATTATTGACCAAGTTGTTCCTTTTATAGAGCGTACAGTTTTAGGTCCTAGTTCCTTTATGCTCCCAAACTTACTTCAGTAACATTAATAAGTAGCTATTACTTTGGGGTATTTTAAATGTCTCACTTTGGGAAGTGTACATAAGATTTCTGAGatattaaaatgtacattttagaaaaatatatagttcTAAGAAAAAGTAATCTCTAGATTTGTAAGTTCAAACAAATTGAGCTTGTTATTCAAAGGAAGAATCAGGTTCGCTCTTACTTCCCTTGTGGGAAGTAAAGTGACATTCTTttggatttagaaaaattaaCCTTTGAAAATGAGCTATCGTATTGTACCCAAGAGAAGAAACCAGGTCTCGACAGTGTTGGTGTTCAGTATGTGAGTTCAGTTACAAAAAGTTACTGCCAATTTGATGGGAAGTATTTCCTCTGAAATTATTTTGCACTCCAGTTACAGTAAGGTGGCATTTTCATTTAATAGAAACTTTTTATCCAAAAAAGTTTACATCAGTTAATTGAAAATATCAGCTAAACTAGGCAGTCATGAAGAGATACACATACCTTATTTTAAGTCAAACCATATAACTGTACATATATTTCATCAATTTACATTGAAACAAGACTTTTTGAATATGAGTCTGCTTTATCATTTGCCTTATATAAATCATAAccagaatatatattttcagtatcTTTAAAGTAGCTCAAAAACTGATACTTTTCAAGTGCCAAGTCCTTCCATTTAgaattttttctcaatttttaagttttcttaccCATGACTAATGCTGTAGCAGTTTTAATGATTCACTCTTTTCTGGTCATCCTAAAGTCTTCACTTAGTTTTTAATAGAATCAGTTACTTTTTTTGTACTCTTCATTTCATGAGTTTCCATAATATTTAATTGTATCACATGAATAGATTGACAAATATAACTATTATAAACAGGTTTGGGATTAAGTACAGATGACTCTTTATAAGCATACAGCTTACATGGAAGGGGCAGAAGTGTGCAGGTATGTTAAGAGAGTAGCCAGTTAGAAGAGTGCTATGCCCATCAATTGTAGAGTTTTATAGAGGGACCGGAGGGCATAAATTAATCACATTTGTTGCTTAAGTGAGGTTATTTAAGAGTATTTCTATTGTAgtgtacatttttctttctttaaaaaaaatctctaggtTTGATCCATATGGAAAGAATAAGTTCTCCACTTGCAGAATTTGTAAAAGTTCCGTACACCAGCCAGGTTCTCATTATTGCCAGGGCTGTGCCTACAAAAAGGGTAAGTTTCTCTTAATACCACTTTTATATTCATATCAAATGTACTTCTTTGGATATTGATTTGGATAACACAGTAAAAGagtagttgttgtttttgttgttaagtcgcttcagtcgtgtccgactctgtgcgatcccatagacggcagcctaccaggctccccgtccctgggattctccaggcaagaacactggagtgggttgccatttccttctccaatgcatgaaagtgaaaagtgaaacctTCATAAACCTTATTTGTCAGATAAATGCTGTTTTTTCTAAAGCAAAGTATACAGAATGTGTCATAGTTAAAAGTATATTCgttttctcttttctgatgctgtttaattttttttttttttaccttcagcAGTGACTTAAATAAACCAAATCATTGATATTGGTTAAATATTTGATTGGTATAATTAGTTGTTGTTAACACTTGATTGCTTACatgagttttctgtttgtttgttttaggcatCTGCGCTATGTGTGGGAAAAAGGTTTTGGATACCAAAAACTACAAGCAAACGTCTGTTTAGATGTATTGAAATTTCTGGTTTTCCGTAtgattttactttttgctttgAATTTTCAAGGCATAACTTAGATGTTCAAGTTACAAGATAACATGTCTTAAGTAAACCAGGGAAGCAGACTGGTATTCTTTCTTTTGCTGTCAAGAAGTTCAGCAGCAATGTAACTAGTTTTCTGCCTCACGCTTTTCTTTACAAACATCTTATTTAACTGGAGTAAGTAACAAatctaacaaaaatattttcctggtTCTGTATGCACTTTTTAATTTATCATtactcatataatttttattctttttccctctacattATAGATAGCGCAAAAGTAAGAAGGAAGTTATTGATATATGGCTTTGAATTTGGCATTCAGACTTGTAACCCTTCCCTCATTCCCTGTTGGTTGTGTAGTTTTAGGATCAGCGGTTCCTTAATTAATGGCAGCATCATAGGGCATTTAAATATCTGAGCCCATTATCGTTAAATAGTTCCTTAAATAAATTAGCCCAGACCCAAATTCAACAAAAGttgtttttatgttattttttattcatttgtgaaGCCAAAGTGCCAATACCTTTCATATGAGAACAGGAACTCAGGGGACAACCCACATATGTCCAAAAAAATACACTGGATTTCAGAAAAACACGTATCACCTTGAATTCAGGCCATCATGAAAGCCAGAAGAACATTGTGCATCCATAATGATGTATAGTTGAATGAATCACCATTCTTTGGGAAAGTGCTTTGAAGCAGAcaccaaacatttttttaacctcctcttcttttccctcccccaccaaaaataaataaacaaagcaaacattttgactccttttttaatatatatataatgtagacTGCTAAAAGACTGCtttgagatttgttttttttttaactgtagtgtagttgatttacagtgttgtgttaatttttgctgtgtACAACAGAATGATTcaggtatatgtgtatatgcattgttttttaaattctttgccaTTATGCTgtatcacaagatactgaatactttccctgtgctatgcagtgagACCCtgttgttcatccattctgtgcatctgctaaccccaaactcccagtccatctccccaccccaccgcccccTTGGCAGTCACAAGgttgttctctctgtctgtgagtctctttctgtttcttaggttcgtttgtgtcatattttagattctgcctttaagtgaaatcatatggtatccGTCTTTCTGACCTCACTTAGTACAGTAATTTCTAAGGCCGACATGTTAATtggacattatttcattcttttaatggctgagtaataaattccattgtatgtgtcagtcttttgaattgtagttttgtctgaatatatgcccaggagttggattgctggatcatatgttagttcaatttttagttttttgaggaaccttcatagtgttttccaaagtgactgtaccaacTCATATTCCTGCAAACAGTGTAggcgggttcccttttctccacaccctctccagcgtttgttattggtagatttttttaatgatagcctttctgactggtgtgaggtggtacttcattgtagttttgattttcttttctccaataattagtgacgttgagcatcttctcatgtgtttggagaagtgtctaggtcttctgcccattttttgattgggttgtttggggtTTGTGTTGAATTATATGAACTGTTTGTGTCTTTGGGAAATTAAGcacttgtcagtcacatcatttgtaaatattttctcccagtctgtaggttgttcttttcattttgtatatgatttcctttgttatacaaaagcttataagtttgattaggtccagttggtttaattttgcttttgtttctattgcTTTAGTAGACTGACCTCAGAAACATTGGTACGATTTatttcagagaatgttttgcctggcttttcttttaggagttttatggtatcagtATCACGTCTTATACTTAAGTGtttaagtcattttgagtttatttttgtgtatggtgagagGGTATGTTCTATGTGTTGTAACTTCATTGATTcacatgcagctgtccaactttcccttAACACTACTtgctgaagagattgtcttttttccattgtatatttttgcctcctttgttgaagattaattgaccataggtgtgtgggtttatttctgggctgtctgttCACTTTCAGGTTTCAGACAAAGCCTTTTCTTTTGCTGCCTTCAGAGGTACAGGACTTCTGCTTTTGAAACAAGCTTACTGTGGGAGGCCAAGAAAAGTATTCCCCATTGCCAAGTGCAGTATAAATACATATCACTATAAAATGGTAGACTAGATACAATGATGAAACACATGGTATAGATaccacatttttatttgttttaaaattactgtgGAAAGTATTTAAAGTTTTAACTGTTTAATTTTATCTATAAGGTTTTTTCCCCCTAGGATACGTTCTTATTCTTACCCAGAAAGATCACAGCGATAATTGCAAAATATAATAACAATAGCTCTGAGGGCAAGAAGTATCTTCTCACGGTTTAGCTTGGGATTTTAAACTAAAATCAACACAAGGGAAACATAATAGGACCTGGTTAAGAGGGTGACCCAGATCCATTAAAAGCTATATTGGTCAACTTGGGGAAAGTACATTTTTCAGGTATCAACTGGGATGTGGATTTCCACAATTCATATTTCCTATTCATGCCTGACTAGCCTTCTACTGTAAATGATCCAATGGCCAGACTCAGGTTGTTCTGTGAAGATATTTGTCAGTGTTATACCTCAGAGTAGTGTAAGTGTTATAGACCTTCATATTGTTGAAATAACAATGTGACTGCCATCAATTGAATAGAAGTtattaaaagaggaagaaagtcccaaaataaaacataaacataaaatatttttaaagaaattaaaaaatagaaaatataacattaagatgacaggattaagATCATATCTAGCCTTTATCaagttaaataacattttttttagtcTCAGATTGTATTTAATGTATGTATGTCAGAAACAAATACCAACAGAACACTTCTTAAGTACTTTCACTCATTAAAATATGCAGTCATCAAAATAATACAAGATTTACGTATTTGTGCAGAAGTTTATGTATACAAATAGAAAACATCTGAAGGCCACTGATAACGGTTTTTCTCTGTGGAGTAGAACTAAGGGTTCAGAAGAGAGACTTAACCCCTTTACAGCCTCATGTCAACTACGTAGTAGCTTCTAATTCCTTTACCTGGGAGAGCAGGAGAGTACTAATAATCTTCATATCCtagaaatatgtatttacatgcatagatacatatttatttcttgaGAATTTCAAGCAGAAcaaatatatacattgttttgCACTTCAGATTATTAATGTTTCTCCTATTTCCTTTACCATTTTCTGTCTCCTTACACATTTTTTTGACCACATGATGAATACATTGTAGACATCATACCCTTTAATACTACAtatgcactttcacttttcacattcatgcattggagaaggaaatggcaacccactccagtgttcttggctggagaatcccagggacgggggagcctggtgggctgccatctgtggggtcgcacagagtcggatgtgactgaagtgacttagcagcagcagtacttcatATGAACAAGCATGTAAAGTATGGTTATCAAATTCAGGAATTTAACATTAATATTTTCATCTAATCTATAGTCCTTGTTCCAGTTCCATTTGTTGTCCCATTGGTAAATTTTTTTACAGCTACATGATCTAACTGAGGATCTTATGTTAGATTATCATGACTCTAATCTGGACCAGTTCTTCAgcctttctttgtgttttatagtATTTGTTTGGAGAATACAGGACAGTTAAAGTATAGGTTGCCCTTCAGTTGGGTTTTTCTGACTCTTCCTTATGGTTGGATTTGGATTATGCAGTATGGGCCGAAACACTGTGACTGCTGTCCTCTCAGTGTCATATCTAGGCTCTCAGAATGTCCCTTCGCCTCTTATTCGTGATGTTAATTTTATCACTTGAGTAAGATGCTGTCCAGTTTCTCCACGGTATCATTAAGTTCCTGTTTTAACTTTTGCAATTAGTAGATAATTTGTGAGGAGAAACTTTGAGACCAGGTTGATTGATGTTCTATTCCTTGTCAAACCTTTCCCTCCTAGATTTAGCATCTTTTGATGATTTTTGTCTGAATAAATTTTTACTGTGATGTTTACAAAATTGTGATTTTTCTACCTACATTATTCTTTCTATATTAATTAGTTGTCATACCACTCTAAAGAAAAGGTTTCCCTTTATCTGTTTATCATAAGTGtagaataaatgctttttttctgATCACTTGAATATTACTTACAGGTGATTCCTCTTTACCCCAAATAACTTAAATGTGTATTCTCTAAGAATAAggatattttcttatataaccACAGCATAattatcaaaatcagaaaattcacATTAATACAGTGTATCTAATATTTTCCACATTTCACTGCTTGTTCCAGTAATGGCCAGGGAGAATTGGTCCAGGATTCAATCCAGAATAGCACATTCCATTTAATTGTCAAGTCTCTAGTCTCCTTCAGTCTGGAGCACTTCTTCAGTCTCTCTCTCAGAAATGTCAAGGGCGTGAAAAACATAGACTACTTATGTATATGAAGTGTCCCTTAATTTGAGATTTTTCCGATGTTTGTTTATGGTTAAATTGAGCTTATGTCTTTTTGGCAAGAATATCATAGAAGTGACACTGTGTCCTTTTGAGTGCATCGAATCATGGTATTGGTTGTTCCCTCACAAGCTGTTCATTTTGATCACTTATTTTTGGTGGTATCTGCTAGATTTTTCCACTGtaaagtttctaatttttttcttttaagttagcAAGCATTTTGTGGGGAGATACTTTGAGACTGTAAATATTCTGTTTCTCAGCAAACTTTCATACACTAAGTTTAGCATCTAGTGATGCTTCTTGGCTGAATTGTTACTCTGATGGCTGCCAAATGATGGTTTTCCAGTTCTGTCATTCCCCCACATTAGTTGGCATTCTACTATGAAGAAAAGATTCCTTTTCTCACTTCTTTTAGTATGAACTCATAAATTCCTATTTTATTCCTCTGTTACTCTCATTTGTTTTAATGTCAAATTGTTCCATATTTGGTCAGTGGGAGACCTTTTAGGCTGGCTTCTGAGTCTTTTTGACATGTTTTTATCGTTCCTATGAGAAATTTCTTACTCTCCAGCACAAAATGTTCCAAGTTTATCGTGTTGTTTTCCCTTCACCCATCCCTggaaatcagccatttctccaaagattctTAGTTTCATTTAGTGGACAATGGTGTTTAGAAACTAAGATCTAGACCTGCTGGCTTGTCATTGCTTATAGGGCCCTTCAACAGAAAGAACCTAGAAACATTTATTAGAAATCACCAGTTTCTCTAATACCTTCAATTCCAAACCAACCCCACAGGGTTCTTTCTTGCCTTTACCCATTTGATATTTGTATCTTCTTCCACAAtgagaacctgggtctccagcatcaTTATTGAGAACTTTGAATTGTTTAATATTGCTCATgtattttgcaattaaaaatagtttcaagtttcttaaaaatctaaGTAAGCCAACAGAATGATACATGTGAATGTCATTCATCAGTCTGTTAGTGCAGGAAAAGAGCTTGGGGACTTCTGTGCTTATGCTGCCTCCCAGATGAATTTGTTAAGTGAATAACTGATACTAAATACTTGTTTTGattcagctaacatttattgaatctaTACTGTGTTCTCATCCCTAATCATACTACTTTTATTGGCTCCAAGTTTTTTGCTCATAACCATAAGCAAGAATGTGATAAACCATCAATTAATGTAGTATTATAAAAGTAATGTACagagaaaatatattgaaaaaatagTAACTAAAGAGAGAGACTGTTTCAAAAACAGCAATTCTAACAACAACGAAAAACTAGACCAAGGTGATACTCAGAGAATGGAAATGAAGGGACAGATTTGAATGACCTGTTAAAAGATTTGACTGCCTTGTTGACTAAATGAGGAAATGAGAAGTTGAGTTATAGTGGGTCTCCTTTATATGGTCTCATAGtaagttcctccaccagggggcAATGCTGTTCtttcttggtttttaattttccatCCTGCTAAAAGATTTGCAGTTTTAGACGTACAGATCAAATAGATGGACTTAAGTCTCCAACAACATTGTGAAAAGATAGCCAGAGAAACTTAGTCATACAATAAAAAtcctggaaaatatttatttacatgtatcaaagtgaagttgctcagtcatgtccaactcttagcaaccccatggactgcagcctatcaggctcctctgtccatgggattttccaggcaagagtactggagtggggtgccatttacatgtatacatattcttataagtatataaaatttCTGTGTATGTATCAACTGGCAGGAAATAATGATTCTTAGAGcccagaaatgaagaaaaagaagtccAAAATGTACATTAGTACCAACAATCTGTCAGTGTCTAAAACCTACTTAAAGCATCATGTGCATAGAAGACAAAGCCCTGGACTTGAGCAAGGTAGGAAGGTTAGATTAGACATAGGTGCATAAAGCATGGATCCCTACAAAGCATTGTTTTCAGTGGATTTACTATAAAACCCCACTTACACACAAAAAAGGCAGCGGGAATATGTTTTTATCCTAGCCTTAGCCTTGGGAAGACATGGGGTAGAAAATTAAAATCTCTCCTTAAGAACAAGAATGAGATAGACATTTTTAGGCAAGCAGGTGAGTTTAAACCAACCAAATCCTCAGTAGAGGACATTCCAAAAGGCAtatttcaggaagaagaaaatgagctcaaaaattaatgaaatacaaGAAATAATGGTCAGTTCCAGAAAATGATAAATATGCAGGTAAGTACAGACAAACATTGATTATGAAACATGTTAACATGTAGTTTGTGGAGTTAACTAAAAtactggaaaataataaaatagttgaTCAGATTAAGTactcaagaagaaaaagatattacaAATGTTCAACTTggttaagttaaaaaatacattttaaagcagtACATGTTAAAATTTCTTAACAAAGAATAAAGCGTATTTTCCAAACCGAGGTGTATGGAGTAAGGGAAAATATATCAATCCAAAAGAAGTCAAAAAAGGAGAGTGCAGGGAAAAGACATTTAGAGAACAGAAGAGACAGAGTAATATGGAAGATATAAATTCAAATGTATCTCTAACACAAATGATGTGAATATACTAAATTTTCCAGTTAAAGGAAACAAATTCTGTCACAGGTCTTTTAAAGTTCCAGCCATATGCTGAATGTGCATTTACAGTAAAAGGATGGTAAAGTATACCAggcaaatattaattaaaagaaaactgatgTGGCTATATTAATATAGAGAAAGTAAGTCTTAAGGTCAGAAGCAttactagagggaaaaaaaaaccattacATACTGATAAAAGGTTCAAGTTTCCAAGAAGATAAAAACAAGTCTTGGTTATATACTAATATCAGCTAATATACTAATTATAACTagtataagctgctgctgctgctaagtcgcttcagtcgtgtccgactctgtgggatcccatagatggcagcccaccaggctcccccataaaGGAAAAATTGATGAAACTTTTAATGAAAGATTTTATATACTTCTTGCACTAATTGATCAAacagccaaaatataaaacattcagTAGGATTTGAACAATACAGTTAATAACTTGATCTAATGGACACAGAAAAGATCATGTCAGTAACTGAATAATATGCATTGTTAAGCGTACAAAAGTTACCAAAAAATCATGTACTAAGCCATAAGACAGATGTCaacaattttcagaaattttatatCAGAAAGACTAACCTCTAATCATAACACAGGTTAGAAATCAacaacagataattttttttagagtGTGTATAGTCAGCCCTCTATCCTTGGGTTCTGCATCCACAAATTCAACCAACCACGGATTGAAAATATTCCCCCCAAAATTTCCAGAAAGGTCTGAAAAGCAAAACTTGGATCTGCCATGTGCTGGCAACTATTTAGAGAGCATTTAcactgtatttacaactatttaaatAGTATTATAGgcattatatggagaaggcaatggcaacccgctccagtactcgtgcctgggaaatcccatggacggaggagcctggtgggctacagtccatggggtcacgaagagtccacacaactgagtgacttcactttcgcttttcactttcattcactggagaaggaaatggcaacccactccagtgttcttgcctggagaatcccagggacgggggagcccggtgggctgccatctatgaggtcacacagagtcggacacgactgacatgacttagcagcataggcATTATAAGTAATCTAAAGGTGATTCAAAGTATATGGTAGGAAGGtgtacttagttttttttttaatataaatttattttaattggaggctgattactttacaatattgtattggttttgctatacattgacatgaatccaccacaggtgtacatgtgttcccagtcctgaagccccctcccacctccttaccataacatccctctgggtcatcccagtgcactagccctgagcatcctgtatcatgcatcaaacctggactggcgattcgtttcacatatgataatatacgtttcaatgccattctcccaaatcatcccactctcgccctctcccacagagtccaaaagacagttctatacatctgtgtctcttttgctgtcttgtatacagggttatcgttactgtctttctaaaatcCATATATACGTGCTCTTATactgtatttggagaaggaaatggcaacccactccagtactcttgcctggaaaatcccatggatggaggagcctgcctggtaggctgcagtccacagcgtcactaagagtcagacacaactgagcgacttcactttcactttccactttcatgcattggagaaggaaatagcaatccactccagtgttcttacctggagaatcccatggacagagaagcctggtaggctgcagtccatggggtcgcacagagtcggacacgactgaagcgacttagcatcagcagcatactgtattggtgtttttctttctggcttacttcactctgtataataggctccagtttcatctacctccttagaactgattcaaatgtattctttttaatggctgagt
This window of the Bubalus bubalis isolate 160015118507 breed Murrah chromosome 12, NDDB_SH_1, whole genome shotgun sequence genome carries:
- the CRIPT gene encoding cysteine-rich PDZ-binding protein translates to MVCEKCEKKLGTVITPDTWKDGARNTTESGGRKLNENKALTSKKARFDPYGKNKFSTCRICKSSVHQPGSHYCQGCAYKKGICAMCGKKVLDTKNYKQTSV